One segment of Aliidongia dinghuensis DNA contains the following:
- the cysS gene encoding cysteine--tRNA ligase: MPLTLHNTATRRKEAFRPIDPTNVRMYVCGPTVYSYAHIGNARPVIVFDLLFRVLRTVYGADHVTYARNITDVDDKIIAAAAKSGETIREVTERTGRQYDLDMAAVGALPPTLTPRATEHIGEMVRMIETLVERSHAYVAEGHVLFSVASLPTYGSLSGRNLDDMIAGARVEVAPYKAAPADFVLWKPSKDGEPGWDSPWGRGRPGWHIECSAMSEAHLGETFDIHGGGVDLIFPHHENELAQSLCAHGGKPFVNVWMHNAFLDFAGEKMSKSLGNIETVHDLLKRFPGEALRYAMLSAQYREPFDWNDERVREAKGALDRFYGALRAVADVTPAYPAEPPVMAPLADDLNTPQAQAVLHELATALNKAKTLTAKAEAKGALLASGEVMGFLGEDPEAWFRWRPEGAGGLDDAEVEQLIAARIEARARRDFAEADRIRKELTDAGISLEDGPGGTIWRRAEI; this comes from the coding sequence GTGCCGCTCACGCTCCACAACACCGCCACCCGCCGCAAGGAAGCCTTCCGGCCGATCGACCCGACGAACGTTCGCATGTATGTCTGCGGACCGACGGTTTATTCCTATGCCCATATCGGCAACGCGCGGCCGGTCATCGTGTTCGACCTGTTGTTCCGCGTGTTGCGCACGGTCTATGGCGCGGACCATGTGACCTACGCCCGCAACATCACCGACGTCGACGACAAGATCATCGCGGCGGCGGCAAAGAGCGGCGAGACGATCCGCGAGGTGACGGAGCGCACCGGCCGCCAGTACGACCTGGACATGGCGGCGGTCGGCGCCCTGCCGCCGACGCTGACGCCGCGCGCGACCGAGCATATCGGCGAGATGGTGCGCATGATCGAGACGCTGGTCGAGCGCAGTCATGCCTATGTTGCCGAGGGGCATGTCCTCTTCTCCGTCGCCTCCCTGCCGACCTACGGCAGCCTGTCCGGCCGCAATCTCGACGACATGATCGCCGGCGCCCGGGTCGAGGTGGCGCCCTACAAGGCGGCTCCGGCCGACTTCGTGCTGTGGAAGCCGTCCAAGGACGGCGAGCCCGGTTGGGACAGCCCCTGGGGCCGCGGCCGGCCCGGCTGGCATATCGAATGCTCCGCCATGTCGGAGGCGCATCTGGGCGAGACCTTCGACATCCATGGCGGCGGCGTCGACCTGATCTTCCCGCACCATGAGAACGAGCTGGCGCAGAGCCTGTGCGCGCATGGCGGCAAGCCGTTCGTGAACGTCTGGATGCACAATGCCTTCCTCGACTTCGCCGGCGAGAAGATGTCGAAGTCGCTCGGCAACATCGAGACGGTCCATGATTTGCTGAAGCGCTTCCCGGGCGAGGCGCTGCGCTATGCCATGCTGTCGGCGCAGTATCGCGAGCCGTTCGATTGGAACGATGAGCGGGTGCGCGAGGCCAAGGGGGCGCTCGACCGGTTCTACGGCGCCTTGCGCGCCGTGGCCGACGTGACGCCCGCCTATCCGGCCGAGCCGCCGGTGATGGCACCACTCGCCGACGACCTCAATACGCCGCAGGCCCAGGCCGTGCTGCATGAGCTCGCGACCGCGCTCAACAAGGCGAAGACCCTGACGGCGAAGGCCGAGGCCAAGGGCGCGCTGCTTGCGAGCGGCGAGGTCATGGGCTTCTTGGGCGAGGATCCCGAGGCCTGGTTCCGGTGGCGGCCGGAAGGAGCGGGCGGGCTCGATGATGCCGAGGTCGAGCAGTTGATTGCCGCCCGCATCGAGGCGCGGGCCCGCCGTGACTTCGCCGAGGCCGACCGGATCCGCAAGGAACTGACCGACGCCGGCATTTCGCTCGAGGACGGGCCCGGCGGCACGATCTGGCGCCGCGCGGAGATCTGA
- the gltX gene encoding glutamate--tRNA ligase: MTPILRFAPSPTGRLHLGNVRTAIVNWLYARKSGGRLMLRIDDTDLERSTAEHAVAIETDLKWLGLTWDLFVRQSDRFAEYAAAADKLRASGRLYPCFETPEELELKRKLALSRGRPPIYDRAALKLTPKEIADKLAAGEKPTWRFKLERGTTAWTDLVRGPVEIQAGSMSDPVLIKADGQPLYTLSSVVDDIAFEITHIIRGEDHVANTAVQIQLFEALGGKVPTFAHFSLIADAQGGKLSKRAGAISLENLRDDGIEPMSILSLLAKLGTSDPIELRTDQTQLVGEFDIAKFGRSQPKLDIVELEHLNAKLMHALPFEAVADRLPAGADAAFWDAVRGNLLRLSDAGVWWQVVHGEITPDVNDRDFMATAAGLLPAGPFDGDSWARWTEAVKAETGRKGRSLFLPLRLALTGLDHGPELARLLPLIGRDKALKRLEGHAA; this comes from the coding sequence GTGACCCCCATTCTGCGTTTCGCGCCGAGCCCGACGGGCCGGCTGCATCTCGGCAACGTCCGAACCGCCATCGTCAACTGGCTCTATGCCAGGAAATCCGGTGGCCGGCTCATGCTGCGCATCGACGATACCGACCTCGAGCGGTCGACGGCGGAACATGCCGTCGCGATCGAGACCGATCTCAAATGGCTCGGTCTCACCTGGGATCTGTTCGTCCGCCAGTCGGACCGGTTCGCGGAATACGCCGCCGCGGCCGACAAGCTGCGCGCGTCGGGGCGGCTCTATCCGTGCTTCGAGACGCCGGAGGAGCTCGAGCTCAAGCGCAAGCTGGCGCTGTCGCGCGGCCGGCCACCGATCTACGACCGGGCGGCCTTGAAGCTGACGCCGAAGGAGATCGCCGACAAGCTTGCCGCCGGCGAGAAGCCGACCTGGCGCTTCAAGCTCGAGCGCGGCACGACGGCCTGGACCGATCTCGTGCGCGGCCCGGTCGAGATCCAAGCCGGCAGCATGAGCGACCCGGTACTGATCAAGGCCGACGGCCAGCCGCTCTACACGCTCTCCTCGGTCGTCGACGACATCGCGTTCGAGATCACGCACATCATTCGCGGCGAGGATCACGTCGCCAACACGGCGGTGCAGATCCAGCTGTTCGAGGCTCTGGGCGGCAAGGTGCCGACCTTCGCCCATTTCTCGCTGATCGCCGACGCGCAGGGCGGCAAGCTGTCGAAGCGGGCCGGCGCCATCAGCCTCGAGAACTTGCGCGACGACGGCATCGAGCCGATGTCGATCCTGAGCCTGCTCGCCAAGCTCGGCACGTCGGACCCGATCGAGCTCCGCACCGATCAGACCCAGTTGGTGGGCGAATTCGACATCGCGAAGTTCGGCCGCAGCCAGCCGAAACTCGATATCGTCGAGCTCGAGCATCTGAATGCCAAGCTGATGCATGCACTGCCGTTCGAGGCTGTCGCCGACCGGCTGCCGGCCGGCGCCGATGCCGCGTTCTGGGACGCCGTGCGCGGCAATCTCCTGCGTCTGTCAGATGCGGGCGTCTGGTGGCAGGTCGTGCATGGCGAGATCACGCCGGACGTGAACGATAGGGATTTCATGGCGACGGCGGCTGGCCTATTGCCGGCGGGCCCGTTCGACGGCGACAGCTGGGCGCGCTGGACCGAGGCGGTCAAGGCCGAGACCGGGCGCAAGGGGCGGAGCCTGTTCCTGCCGCTGCGCCTTGCGCTCACCGGCCTCGATCACGGCCCGGAACTGGCCCGGCTCCTGCCGCTCATCGGGCGGGACAAGGCCTTGAAGCGGCTCGAAGGCCATGCGGCGTAG
- a CDS encoding NAD+ synthase — protein sequence MPSTDRLKISLAQLNPTVGDIAGNAAKLKGALATARDQGADLVVSPELFLAGYPTEDLVLKPAFLDAIEQAVDALKQETASGGPALLVGAPWRHEGRVYNAALLLDRGELRTVRFKHDLPNYGVFDEKRVFAAGSPPGPIAFRGVRLGVMICEDMWTPDVTETLEESGAQMLIVMNGSPFEADKQDERVQLAVQRVKESGLALLYVNQICGQDELVFDGASFALDRECRLMLQAPSWQEAVVPTDWRLDDDERWVIEPGLMVPPEEGLAATYQAMVLGLRDYVTKNRFPGVVLGMSGGIDSALSAAVAADALGPDKVHCVMLPYHYTSSDSLEDAEAAAKLLGVDYRSVAIAPAVEAFGEMLAPAFAGRDSDITEENLQSRARGITLMALSNKFGWMVLSTGNKSEMSVGYATLYGDMCGGYAVLKDIYKTTVFALARWRNANKPAGALGPDGPVMPERIITKPPTAELKPNQKDQDTLPPYDVLDDILECLIEREMTPDAIAARGHAPDTVMRVWRMLDRAEYKRRQAPPGVKTTRRAFGRDRRYPITNSFQGG from the coding sequence GTGCCGAGTACCGATCGTCTTAAGATCTCCCTGGCGCAGCTCAACCCGACGGTCGGCGACATCGCCGGCAACGCCGCGAAGCTCAAGGGCGCACTCGCGACCGCGCGCGACCAGGGGGCAGACCTCGTCGTCTCACCCGAGCTGTTCCTGGCCGGCTACCCGACCGAGGACCTGGTGCTGAAGCCGGCCTTCCTCGACGCGATCGAGCAGGCGGTCGACGCCCTCAAGCAGGAGACCGCGTCCGGCGGGCCGGCGTTGCTGGTGGGTGCTCCCTGGCGGCATGAGGGGCGAGTTTATAATGCCGCCCTGCTGCTCGATCGCGGCGAGCTCAGGACCGTCCGCTTCAAGCACGACCTGCCGAACTACGGCGTGTTCGACGAGAAGCGCGTGTTCGCCGCCGGCTCGCCGCCGGGGCCGATCGCGTTTCGCGGCGTGCGCCTTGGCGTCATGATCTGCGAGGACATGTGGACGCCGGACGTGACCGAGACACTCGAGGAATCCGGCGCGCAGATGCTGATCGTCATGAACGGCTCGCCGTTCGAGGCGGACAAGCAGGACGAGCGCGTGCAGCTCGCGGTCCAGCGCGTCAAGGAGAGCGGGCTCGCACTGCTCTACGTCAACCAGATCTGCGGCCAGGACGAGCTGGTGTTCGACGGTGCCTCCTTCGCGCTCGACCGCGAGTGCCGCCTCATGCTCCAGGCGCCTTCGTGGCAAGAGGCGGTTGTGCCGACCGACTGGCGGCTCGACGACGACGAGCGCTGGGTAATCGAGCCTGGCCTGATGGTACCGCCGGAGGAGGGGTTGGCCGCCACCTATCAGGCGATGGTGCTGGGCCTGCGTGACTACGTGACCAAGAACCGCTTCCCGGGCGTCGTGCTCGGCATGTCGGGGGGCATCGATTCGGCGCTGTCGGCGGCGGTTGCGGCCGACGCGCTCGGGCCCGACAAGGTGCATTGCGTGATGCTGCCTTACCACTACACCTCGTCCGACAGTCTCGAGGACGCCGAGGCTGCGGCCAAGCTCCTGGGCGTCGATTATCGCTCGGTCGCCATCGCGCCGGCGGTCGAGGCGTTCGGGGAGATGCTGGCACCGGCCTTTGCCGGGCGCGACAGCGACATCACCGAGGAGAACCTGCAGTCCCGCGCCCGGGGCATCACGCTCATGGCGCTCTCGAACAAGTTCGGCTGGATGGTGCTGTCGACCGGCAACAAATCCGAGATGTCGGTCGGATATGCGACGCTCTACGGCGACATGTGCGGTGGCTATGCGGTGCTGAAGGACATCTACAAGACGACCGTGTTCGCGCTCGCGCGCTGGCGCAACGCGAACAAGCCCGCGGGAGCACTCGGCCCCGACGGGCCGGTCATGCCGGAGCGCATCATCACCAAGCCGCCGACCGCGGAACTGAAGCCCAACCAGAAGGACCAGGACACGCTGCCGCCCTACGACGTGCTGGACGATATCCTGGAATGCCTGATCGAGCGCGAGATGACGCCCGATGCGATCGCGGCGCGCGGCCATGCGCCGGACACGGTCATGCGGGTCTGGCGCATGCTGGACCGGGCGGAGTACAAGCGTCGCCAGGCGCCCCCGGGCGTCAAGACGACGCGCCGCGCCTTCGGGCGGGATCGGCGCTACCCGATCACCAATTCGTTTCAGGGCGGCTGA
- a CDS encoding NADP-dependent oxidoreductase: MPVNHRITLAERPVNRPVQPTDFRLEEAPIPVPATGEVLLRTLYLSLDPYMRGRMSEAKSYAQPVQIGEVMIGETVSEVVASNDPTFVPGDTVLGRTGWQEYAALPAKGLIKVDGKAAPLSYYLGVLGMPGMTGYFALLDIGQPKPGETVLVSAAAGAVGQVVGQIAKLKGCRVIGIAGGADKCAYVTKDLGFDAAIDYRGKDATALSAEIAALAPNGVDVYFDNVGGAIHDAAMMNVALRARIIICGAVAIYDKLETQDTGARWMRTILAKRARMEGFLVFDYDPRRAEFLADMSAWLRGGLVHYREDVTEGLARAPEAFIGMLAGKNLGKQLIHVADPSGS, translated from the coding sequence ATGCCGGTCAACCATCGCATCACACTCGCCGAGCGCCCGGTCAACCGACCGGTGCAGCCGACGGATTTCCGCCTGGAGGAGGCGCCGATCCCGGTGCCCGCGACGGGCGAGGTCCTGTTGCGCACGCTCTATCTGTCGCTCGATCCCTACATGCGCGGCCGCATGAGCGAGGCCAAGTCCTACGCCCAGCCGGTGCAGATCGGCGAGGTCATGATCGGCGAGACGGTGAGCGAGGTCGTGGCATCCAACGACCCGACCTTCGTGCCGGGCGACACGGTCCTCGGCCGTACCGGCTGGCAGGAATACGCGGCGCTGCCGGCCAAGGGGCTGATCAAGGTCGACGGCAAGGCCGCCCCCCTCTCCTACTATCTGGGCGTGCTCGGCATGCCGGGCATGACCGGCTATTTCGCGCTGCTCGACATCGGCCAGCCAAAGCCCGGCGAGACCGTGCTGGTGAGCGCCGCCGCAGGCGCTGTCGGCCAGGTCGTGGGGCAGATCGCGAAGCTCAAGGGCTGCCGCGTGATCGGCATCGCCGGCGGCGCCGACAAATGCGCCTATGTGACGAAGGATCTGGGCTTCGACGCGGCGATCGATTATCGCGGCAAGGACGCGACGGCGCTTTCGGCCGAGATCGCAGCCCTCGCGCCCAATGGCGTCGACGTCTATTTCGACAATGTCGGCGGCGCCATCCACGACGCGGCCATGATGAACGTGGCGCTCCGGGCCCGGATCATCATCTGCGGCGCGGTCGCGATCTACGACAAGCTCGAAACCCAGGACACAGGTGCCCGCTGGATGCGCACGATCCTCGCCAAGCGCGCGCGGATGGAAGGGTTCCTCGTGTTCGACTATGATCCGCGCCGGGCCGAGTTCCTGGCCGACATGAGCGCCTGGCTGCGCGGTGGCCTCGTCCACTATCGCGAGGATGTGACGGAGGGGCTGGCCCGCGCACCTGAAGCCTTCATCGGCATGCTCGCGGGCAAGAATCTCGGCAAGCAGTTGATCCATGTCGCGGATCCGTCCGGCTCATGA
- a CDS encoding extracellular solute-binding protein: protein MKFTHLLAVALALLPLAPSARAGDRQGPLTVYSTRHQAEDATVFEAFTKATGIPVDVVDEDFDPLFERLTKEGANTSADLILSVGAATLARCADAGLLQPITSAAALQAVPAALRDKDARWVGLAYWARVIAYQKDRFAASDLANYEDLTNEKFRGQILVRSATSPYNEALVASMIASLGGSATEAWAKGLVANLARPPQGGDTNQLQAMADGEGSVSIVNTRYWARFAASDKVTEQEVVSNVGIVFPNQANRGTVIDIVGAGISRWAAHPRSAAKLLEFLLQPDTQKLFAAANFEYPVVAGVDAAPVLAGLGRFKIDASAVGELGKLTPAAEAAMAAAGWE, encoded by the coding sequence ATGAAATTCACGCACCTTCTGGCTGTCGCCCTGGCCCTTCTGCCATTGGCCCCATCGGCACGAGCAGGCGATAGACAGGGGCCGCTCACGGTCTATTCGACCCGGCATCAGGCCGAGGACGCCACGGTCTTCGAGGCTTTCACCAAGGCGACCGGCATCCCGGTCGACGTGGTCGACGAGGACTTCGACCCGCTGTTCGAGCGGCTGACCAAGGAGGGAGCCAACACCTCGGCCGACCTCATCCTGTCGGTCGGCGCCGCCACGCTCGCGCGCTGCGCCGATGCGGGCCTCTTGCAGCCGATCACGTCTGCGGCGGCGCTTCAGGCCGTGCCGGCAGCCCTGCGCGACAAGGACGCACGCTGGGTCGGCCTCGCCTACTGGGCGCGCGTGATCGCCTACCAGAAGGATCGGTTCGCGGCATCCGATCTCGCCAATTACGAGGATCTGACGAACGAGAAATTCCGGGGCCAGATTCTGGTCCGCTCGGCGACGAGCCCCTATAATGAGGCGCTCGTCGCGTCGATGATCGCGAGCTTGGGCGGGAGTGCGACCGAGGCATGGGCCAAGGGGTTGGTCGCCAATCTGGCGCGTCCGCCGCAGGGCGGCGACACGAACCAACTGCAGGCCATGGCCGACGGCGAAGGCTCGGTCTCGATCGTCAACACGCGCTACTGGGCCCGTTTCGCGGCGTCAGACAAGGTCACGGAGCAAGAAGTCGTGAGCAACGTCGGGATCGTCTTTCCCAATCAGGCGAACCGCGGCACTGTGATCGACATCGTCGGTGCCGGTATCTCGCGCTGGGCGGCTCATCCCCGCTCGGCCGCGAAGCTGCTGGAATTCCTGCTGCAGCCGGACACGCAGAAACTGTTCGCCGCCGCCAATTTTGAATATCCGGTCGTGGCCGGCGTCGACGCGGCGCCGGTGCTGGCCGGGCTCGGGCGCTTCAAGATCGATGCCTCGGCGGTAGGCGAGCTCGGCAAGCTCACGCCTGCGGCCGAGGCGGCGATGGCCGCGGCCGGCTGGGAATAG
- a CDS encoding amidohydrolase family protein: MSQSDEDDAPLCQGPDPWPRPPSFAMPPGATDCHAHVIGPFQLFELQDDRSYTPPEAPLAAYRNLLDTLGLERGVVVQPSVFGTDNACTLDALAKHRNRLRGIAVIDPSITDNALARMAGNGIRGVRLNMLFRGGVSMDYLEDLARRIERFGWHIQLLLDCRTLPALAPRLARLPVDIVIDHMGHIPTSAGVDHPGFKQLLRLVREGRTWVKLSGANRISVEGPPYRDTIPFAQALLDADPTRLVWGSDWPHVAIDGPMANDGELLDLLQTWVPDERQRHLVLVENPARLYGFGD, translated from the coding sequence ATGAGCCAGTCGGACGAGGATGACGCGCCGCTTTGCCAAGGTCCCGACCCGTGGCCTCGGCCGCCGAGTTTCGCGATGCCGCCCGGCGCCACTGACTGCCACGCCCATGTGATCGGCCCGTTCCAGCTGTTCGAGCTGCAGGACGACCGCAGCTACACGCCGCCCGAGGCGCCGCTCGCCGCCTATCGTAACCTGCTCGACACGCTGGGGCTGGAGCGCGGCGTCGTCGTGCAGCCGAGCGTGTTCGGCACCGACAATGCCTGCACGCTCGATGCGCTCGCCAAGCACCGCAATCGCCTGCGCGGCATCGCCGTCATCGACCCGAGCATCACGGACAACGCGCTCGCCCGGATGGCCGGCAACGGTATCCGCGGCGTCCGGCTCAACATGCTGTTCCGCGGCGGCGTCTCGATGGATTACCTGGAAGATCTCGCGAGGCGGATCGAGCGCTTCGGCTGGCATATCCAGCTGCTGCTCGACTGCCGCACGCTCCCTGCCCTCGCCCCCCGGCTCGCCCGCTTGCCGGTCGACATCGTGATCGACCACATGGGTCACATACCGACCTCGGCGGGCGTCGACCATCCGGGCTTCAAGCAGCTGCTGCGGCTCGTGCGCGAGGGGCGGACCTGGGTCAAGCTCAGCGGCGCCAACCGCATCTCGGTCGAAGGCCCGCCCTATCGCGACACGATCCCCTTCGCGCAGGCACTGCTCGACGCCGACCCGACGCGGCTCGTCTGGGGCTCCGACTGGCCCCATGTCGCGATCGACGGCCCCATGGCGAACGACGGGGAGCTGCTCGACCTGCTCCAGACCTGGGTGCCGGACGAACGGCAGCGGCATCTGGTGCTGGTCGAGAACCCTGCCCGCCTCTACGGCTTCGGCGACTGA
- a CDS encoding MipA/OmpV family protein, with translation MAGCLVVLSPAARAEDDEAPTGGHGRVWNLTLGGGVGVIPHYEGADRSRIEPLPFFSASYRDIVSLGIEGLGVTVFRADGFSVTPTIGYDRGRKESTDSNLKGLGTIQAALTAGVVLKYETGPFSFALAPRESVIQNRDGFEATVSGTYAWRPTARLRVSFGPELTLADNRRERTYFGVDALQSARSGKRLYNPSGGVESVGAATTVSYALDDHWQLMTRLADDVLVGDAADSPIVRSKNQATVMTGVTYHF, from the coding sequence ATGGCGGGATGCCTCGTCGTGCTGTCCCCGGCGGCGCGGGCGGAGGACGACGAGGCCCCGACCGGTGGCCATGGGCGGGTCTGGAACCTGACCTTGGGCGGCGGCGTCGGGGTGATCCCGCACTACGAGGGTGCCGACCGCAGCCGGATCGAACCTCTTCCCTTTTTCAGCGCCAGCTACCGCGACATCGTCAGCCTCGGCATCGAAGGCCTGGGCGTAACTGTCTTCCGGGCGGATGGCTTCTCGGTGACGCCGACCATCGGCTACGACCGCGGCCGCAAGGAATCGACCGACAGCAACTTGAAGGGGCTGGGCACGATCCAGGCGGCGCTGACGGCCGGGGTCGTGCTCAAATATGAGACCGGGCCGTTCTCCTTCGCGCTCGCCCCGCGCGAATCGGTCATCCAGAACCGGGACGGCTTCGAGGCGACCGTCTCCGGCACCTATGCCTGGCGCCCGACAGCACGTCTCAGGGTCTCGTTCGGGCCGGAACTCACGCTCGCCGACAACCGGCGCGAGCGGACTTATTTCGGCGTCGATGCGCTGCAGTCGGCGCGCTCCGGCAAGCGTCTCTATAACCCGAGCGGCGGCGTCGAGAGCGTCGGCGCTGCAACTACCGTGAGCTACGCGCTCGACGACCATTGGCAGCTCATGACGCGACTCGCGGACGACGTGCTGGTCGGCGACGCGGCCGACAGCCCGATCGTGCGGTCGAAGAACCAGGCGACGGTCATGACCGGCGTCACCTATCACTTCTAA
- a CDS encoding response regulator codes for MNRTPHIMVVDDDEQICSLLSKFLARYDYRVTTARDGRQMFRTLEVSAIDLIILDLMLPGDDGFDLCRKIRANSAVPIIMLTAMREDTDRIIGLELGADDYLGKPFNTRELLARVKAVLRRSTLRQRPTEEISSGMLEFDGWKVDLAKRELRNPEGALVQLTGGEFDLLVAFADHAGRVLTRDQLLDIARGRATDVFDRSIDVQVSRLRRKIEADPKEPTLIKTVRSGGYIFSTTVTRH; via the coding sequence ATGAACCGCACTCCCCACATTATGGTCGTGGACGACGACGAGCAGATCTGCTCGCTTCTGTCCAAGTTCCTCGCCCGCTACGACTATCGCGTCACCACGGCACGCGACGGCAGGCAGATGTTCCGGACGCTCGAGGTGAGCGCCATCGATCTCATCATTCTCGACCTGATGCTGCCGGGCGACGACGGCTTCGACCTCTGCCGCAAGATCCGCGCGAACTCCGCCGTGCCGATCATCATGCTGACCGCGATGCGCGAGGATACCGACCGCATCATCGGGCTCGAGCTCGGCGCCGACGACTACCTGGGCAAGCCGTTCAACACGCGCGAGCTCCTGGCGCGGGTCAAGGCCGTGCTTCGCCGCAGCACGCTGCGCCAGCGCCCGACCGAGGAGATCTCGTCGGGCATGCTGGAGTTCGACGGCTGGAAAGTCGATCTCGCCAAGCGCGAGCTGCGCAATCCGGAGGGCGCGCTCGTGCAGCTGACCGGTGGCGAATTCGATCTCCTGGTCGCGTTCGCCGACCATGCCGGCCGGGTGCTGACGCGCGACCAGCTGCTCGACATCGCGCGCGGGCGGGCGACCGACGTGTTCGACCGGTCGATCGACGTGCAGGTGAGCCGGCTCCGGCGCAAGATCGAGGCGGATCCGAAGGAGCCGACCCTGATCAAGACGGTGCGCAGCGGCGGCTACATCTTCTCCACCACCGTGACGCGGCACTGA
- a CDS encoding ATP-binding protein, which yields MLRPRLFCDSLALRLALTALATILVASLIGASITLLNSNLARPPLEHSGLLNEAAVGLRLLDAAPPAGRPALAEAASTSDHFLRWFPTLPEASAATIVPQGDDGPIEELRHLLHDPTRDIRVFKPKDLPPDSPLMFHHGERLTWARSGAIRLTDGSWVVFTVAQPSWGLSRWERRIIGILIVVLSITLVTLVSTRLLARPIELFTTAAERFGRDPKAAPIAEMGPTELRRAARAFNGMQASVQRFIEDRTQMVAAISHDLRTPITRLRLRAEFVEDEEQRDRMLGDLDQMAEMIEATLAFARDDAANEPMTPIDLPSLLESMVDEAVDAGHEASYAGPSRRIIQGRPVALRRAFGNLVDNAIKYGEAVEIAFADTAEGCRIAIADHGPGIAATDREKVFQPFVRLEASRNRDTGGTGLGLSIARSIIRGHGGEIALTNRPEGGLQVLVSLPG from the coding sequence ATGCTGCGACCACGGCTGTTCTGTGACTCGCTGGCGCTCCGGCTGGCGCTCACGGCTCTTGCGACGATCCTCGTCGCTTCCTTGATCGGTGCGTCCATCACGCTGCTCAACAGCAACCTCGCCCGACCGCCGTTGGAGCACTCGGGGTTGCTGAACGAGGCCGCGGTCGGCCTGCGCCTGCTCGATGCCGCGCCGCCAGCCGGGCGCCCGGCGCTGGCCGAAGCCGCCAGCACCAGCGATCATTTCTTGCGTTGGTTCCCGACCCTGCCGGAGGCCTCGGCCGCCACGATAGTCCCGCAGGGTGATGACGGTCCGATCGAGGAATTGCGCCACCTGCTGCATGACCCGACACGCGACATTCGCGTCTTCAAGCCCAAGGACCTGCCGCCCGACTCGCCCCTGATGTTCCATCACGGCGAGCGCCTGACCTGGGCCCGCAGCGGCGCCATCCGCCTCACCGACGGCAGCTGGGTGGTCTTCACCGTCGCCCAGCCCAGCTGGGGCCTCTCGCGCTGGGAGCGCCGCATCATTGGCATCCTGATCGTCGTGCTCTCGATCACGCTGGTGACGCTCGTTTCGACCCGCCTGCTCGCCCGGCCGATCGAGCTGTTCACGACCGCCGCCGAACGGTTCGGCCGCGATCCCAAGGCAGCACCCATCGCCGAGATGGGCCCGACCGAGCTGCGTCGGGCCGCCCGCGCCTTCAACGGCATGCAGGCGAGCGTGCAGCGCTTCATCGAGGATCGCACCCAGATGGTGGCCGCGATCTCGCACGACCTGCGCACGCCCATCACCCGCCTTCGGCTCAGGGCCGAGTTCGTCGAGGACGAGGAGCAGCGCGACCGCATGCTGGGCGACCTTGACCAGATGGCCGAGATGATCGAGGCCACGCTCGCCTTCGCGCGCGACGATGCGGCGAACGAGCCCATGACCCCGATCGACCTGCCGAGCCTTCTGGAAAGCATGGTCGACGAGGCGGTCGACGCCGGCCACGAGGCGAGCTACGCGGGCCCCAGCCGGCGCATCATCCAGGGCCGGCCGGTGGCGCTCCGGCGCGCATTCGGCAACCTGGTCGACAATGCGATCAAATACGGCGAAGCGGTCGAAATCGCGTTTGCAGACACGGCCGAGGGCTGCCGGATCGCCATCGCCGACCACGGGCCCGGCATCGCGGCTACCGACCGGGAAAAGGTATTCCAGCCGTTCGTCCGTCTCGAGGCCTCGCGCAACCGCGACACCGGCGGCACCGGCCTCGGCCTGTCGATCGCCCGCTCGATCATCCGCGGCCACGGCGGCGAGATCGCCCTCACCAACCGCCCCGAAGGCGGCCTGCAGGTGCTGGTCAGCCTGCCGGGGTAG